In Vibrio alginolyticus NBRC 15630 = ATCC 17749, one genomic interval encodes:
- a CDS encoding LysR family transcriptional regulator: MDVKVFRTFLELARVRHFGRAAENLYITQAAVSARIKQLESYFDTQLFIRDRNNIKLTSAGERLISYAEVMVTTLQQAKLELSLEDGKALQLTLGGTPNIWDAYLQNCLSVVTDSFGGYGFMAEVMGREMLSRSLLERTLDMAFAFDQIKADELNCKKVADVVLVLVSTEKDSLDTVFENKYVYVDWGTRFSSEHSERHPKIPAPYLRTSTARIALDFILEKGGAAYLPISLVEPFIANGQLHKVSGVEDWCRPIYLSYRKASSSVDAIKQVEEIVKEIDPLTAYSFQQIGSGTSDE, translated from the coding sequence ATGGATGTAAAAGTCTTTCGAACATTTTTAGAGCTGGCAAGAGTTCGTCACTTCGGACGTGCTGCTGAGAACCTTTATATTACCCAAGCCGCTGTGAGCGCACGTATCAAACAATTGGAAAGTTACTTCGATACGCAATTGTTTATTCGTGATCGAAATAACATAAAGTTGACCTCTGCAGGTGAGCGCTTAATCAGCTATGCCGAGGTAATGGTCACTACATTGCAACAAGCGAAGCTAGAATTATCGCTTGAAGATGGCAAAGCGCTGCAACTAACGTTAGGTGGCACGCCAAACATTTGGGACGCTTATTTACAGAATTGTTTAAGTGTCGTCACAGATTCGTTTGGTGGTTATGGCTTCATGGCAGAAGTGATGGGACGTGAGATGCTCAGTCGTAGCTTGCTAGAGCGCACGTTAGATATGGCATTTGCGTTCGATCAGATCAAAGCTGATGAGCTTAACTGTAAAAAAGTGGCGGATGTTGTTCTCGTTCTGGTATCAACTGAGAAAGATTCTTTAGATACCGTTTTCGAAAACAAATATGTGTACGTTGACTGGGGGACGCGTTTCTCCTCAGAGCATTCTGAGCGTCACCCTAAGATTCCGGCTCCATATTTACGCACTTCAACAGCGCGTATCGCATTGGACTTTATTTTAGAGAAGGGTGGAGCCGCGTACTTACCAATCTCTCTCGTGGAGCCATTTATCGCTAATGGGCAGCTTCACAAGGTGTCTGGAGTAGAAGATTGGTGTCGCCCTATCTATTTGAGCTATCGTAAAGCTAGCTCGTCTGTAGACGCGATTAAGCAAGTGGAAGAAATTGTCAAAGAGATCGATCCACTGACCGCTTACAGTTTTCAGCAAATTGGTTCTGGCACTTCCGACGAATAG
- a CDS encoding DUF413 domain-containing protein: MSDTEFRHGKKRFYDNVKFPRGFAKSGDFTLSEEEILTIYGDTMLGLESGELTPENSEEKHFIKVLENPGKAKTKLERTWLKYTQLARGRKRFHTLNGRNKPDATEEYIEESLVEDD, translated from the coding sequence ATGTCTGACACTGAATTCCGTCATGGCAAAAAACGTTTTTACGATAACGTAAAATTCCCACGCGGCTTTGCAAAGTCTGGCGATTTTACTCTTTCAGAAGAGGAAATCCTAACAATTTATGGGGATACAATGCTTGGCTTAGAGTCAGGCGAATTAACACCTGAAAACAGCGAAGAGAAACACTTCATCAAGGTGTTAGAAAACCCGGGCAAAGCAAAAACAAAACTTGAGCGTACGTGGCTAAAGTACACCCAACTTGCTCGTGGTCGCAAGCGCTTCCATACGCTAAATGGTCGTAACAAGCCTGACGCCACAGAAGAATACATTGAAGAGAGTTTGGTTGAAGACGATTAA
- a CDS encoding ABC transporter ATP-binding protein — protein sequence MSALVSVNNVSKHYQQQGEALHEVSFDLHAGQVLGLLGHNGAGKSTLINALLGAHEYQGTIRINGFEPIMQRDKIMQSLSYISDVNVLPDWMTVAQLLNYTEGVHPGFNRAQADTLLRQTDIKPRARIKSLSKGMKVQLHLAIVIATNTQILILDEPTLGLDLVYRETFYRHLLEWFHDGDRVLIIASHEVSEIEHLLTDVLILKHGRPVLQTSMDSISEDYFILEANDEHRTQIEAMNPLSSQKGLGSTKWLLKAQYAQQAETMGSIHGVKLADLFLALQKEAA from the coding sequence ATGAGCGCATTAGTCAGTGTAAACAACGTCTCCAAGCACTATCAGCAACAAGGAGAAGCACTGCATGAAGTGAGTTTCGACCTACATGCAGGACAAGTACTTGGCTTACTCGGCCATAATGGCGCAGGTAAATCAACGCTTATTAATGCCCTACTCGGTGCACATGAATATCAGGGCACTATTCGTATCAACGGATTTGAACCCATTATGCAACGCGACAAGATAATGCAGAGCTTATCCTACATCTCGGATGTCAACGTTCTGCCAGATTGGATGACCGTTGCTCAACTGCTTAACTATACCGAGGGCGTGCATCCAGGGTTCAATCGCGCCCAAGCAGATACGCTACTTCGTCAAACGGACATCAAACCTCGTGCGCGTATCAAATCTTTATCCAAAGGGATGAAGGTGCAATTACACCTCGCGATTGTGATCGCAACCAACACCCAAATCCTCATATTGGATGAACCGACACTCGGGTTAGATCTCGTGTATCGCGAGACGTTTTATCGTCACTTATTGGAATGGTTTCACGACGGCGATCGCGTGTTGATCATCGCCAGTCATGAAGTATCAGAGATTGAGCACTTGCTGACAGATGTTCTGATTCTTAAGCATGGTCGCCCCGTTCTGCAAACCTCGATGGACAGTATCAGTGAAGACTATTTCATTCTTGAAGCCAACGACGAGCACCGCACACAAATTGAAGCGATGAACCCACTCTCGTCACAAAAAGGCCTCGGTTCAACGAAATGGTTACTCAAAGCCCAGTATGCCCAACAAGCAGAAACAATGGGCTCCATCCATGGGGTGAAGTTAGCGGATCTATTTTTAGCATTGCAGAAGGAGGCAGCGTAA
- a CDS encoding membrane protein has protein sequence MRSVVAMLQKEWLENPLVLRIPLFVLACGVILFVSLMSNDTLQHNMFFQMSFGGDVSDIHKELGDDVNMLITGGAGLLSILLAVQYFPRTLRKERAEGSIMFWRSMPVSDIKTHLVKLGFGLLVIPLVCSVLVLAANLMLWLLNISTDHQLALLYRQASLGYVLLHWGEFLIRMFFAGILLLPLALTAMAISQKVNSPLVILFIAIYALRWMPIALFGFYGLDQFFSEVLYLPLHAIITPNPFNAIPQAGWLNVGIYAFIGILGWTASLKFSRTIQ, from the coding sequence ATGCGTTCAGTTGTCGCGATGTTGCAAAAAGAGTGGTTAGAAAACCCTCTTGTTTTACGTATTCCACTGTTTGTGTTGGCGTGTGGAGTTATTCTCTTTGTGAGTTTAATGAGTAACGACACTCTACAACACAATATGTTTTTCCAAATGAGCTTTGGTGGCGATGTCAGTGACATTCACAAAGAGCTTGGCGATGATGTCAATATGTTGATTACCGGAGGAGCAGGGCTGCTGTCTATCTTGTTAGCCGTTCAGTACTTCCCAAGAACGCTACGCAAAGAACGGGCGGAAGGCAGCATTATGTTTTGGCGCAGTATGCCTGTCAGTGACATAAAAACCCATTTAGTGAAGCTAGGATTTGGCTTATTGGTGATTCCGCTCGTCTGCTCGGTGCTCGTACTCGCTGCAAATTTAATGTTGTGGTTGCTGAACATCTCTACTGATCACCAATTGGCTTTATTGTACCGCCAAGCCTCGTTAGGTTACGTGCTGCTGCATTGGGGAGAGTTTTTAATCAGAATGTTTTTCGCCGGTATTCTGCTGTTACCGCTGGCATTAACTGCGATGGCTATTTCACAAAAAGTGAACTCACCACTGGTCATTTTGTTTATCGCCATTTATGCGCTGCGTTGGATGCCTATCGCACTTTTTGGTTTCTACGGGCTAGATCAGTTTTTCTCCGAAGTGCTTTACCTTCCGCTGCACGCCATTATTACACCAAACCCATTCAATGCCATTCCTCAAGCGGGTTGGTTAAACGTTGGCATTTACGCCTTCATTGGTATTCTTGGTTGGACAGCTAGCCTCAAGTTCAGCCGAACTATCCAATAA
- the gltS gene encoding sodium/glutamate symporter, protein MNHLISVGALESFLVAISVLFLGHFINAKLPILKKFNIPEPIVGGLIVACMITALHFNGIDLEFDLPLQNTFMLMFFATVGLAANYTQLMKGGAKVFIFLAVASFYIIIQNGVGVSLAAALGLDPLMGLIAGSITLSGGHGTGAAWSQTFQDVYGLDNVLEIAMASATFGLIIGGIIGSPVAQRLVEKNSIESEYGRGGRDAKTHEKFPELVTYNEYEEDKVTAKKVVEKLFFLLICVTGAKYVEQWVSTYEISWLMIPDFVYALFIGVIITNFLEVTKIRKLDAETVDMLGTVSLSLFLAMALMSLKLWNIFDLAIPFLVILAVQSVVLAIFTYYVTFKVMGSNYDAAVIAGGHCGFGLGATPTAVMNMGSIVNRFGPSPQAFMVVPIVGAFFIDIVNLIILQGYISFLG, encoded by the coding sequence ATGAATCATTTAATATCTGTAGGTGCACTGGAGTCCTTCTTGGTCGCAATCAGTGTGCTTTTCCTGGGGCATTTTATTAATGCTAAGCTACCGATTTTAAAGAAATTCAACATACCTGAGCCGATTGTAGGTGGTCTTATTGTAGCCTGCATGATTACTGCTCTTCATTTCAACGGCATCGATTTAGAGTTCGACTTGCCATTACAAAATACGTTTATGTTAATGTTTTTTGCGACAGTTGGTTTGGCCGCAAATTACACTCAGTTGATGAAAGGAGGTGCGAAGGTTTTTATCTTCTTAGCTGTCGCATCGTTTTACATCATCATACAAAACGGCGTTGGCGTTTCACTTGCGGCGGCGCTCGGTTTAGATCCTTTGATGGGGTTAATTGCTGGCTCGATTACTCTGTCTGGTGGTCATGGTACAGGTGCTGCGTGGTCACAAACCTTTCAAGACGTGTATGGATTGGATAACGTCTTAGAAATTGCAATGGCATCAGCGACTTTTGGTTTGATCATCGGCGGTATCATTGGTAGCCCTGTAGCGCAGCGCCTAGTCGAAAAGAACAGCATAGAGTCTGAGTATGGTCGTGGTGGTCGAGATGCCAAAACTCACGAGAAATTCCCGGAGTTGGTGACTTACAATGAATACGAAGAAGATAAAGTAACGGCGAAAAAAGTGGTGGAGAAACTCTTCTTCCTACTGATCTGTGTTACTGGGGCCAAGTATGTCGAGCAATGGGTAAGCACGTATGAAATCTCATGGCTGATGATTCCAGACTTCGTATATGCGCTATTCATTGGTGTGATCATTACGAATTTCTTGGAAGTGACCAAGATTCGTAAGTTAGATGCCGAAACGGTCGATATGTTAGGTACGGTATCGCTATCTCTGTTCTTAGCGATGGCTCTGATGAGCTTGAAGTTATGGAATATCTTCGATCTAGCGATTCCATTCTTGGTTATTTTAGCTGTGCAGTCTGTCGTCTTAGCAATCTTTACGTACTATGTTACGTTCAAAGTGATGGGAAGCAACTACGATGCTGCGGTTATTGCAGGGGGGCACTGCGGTTTTGGCTTGGGTGCAACCCCAACAGCCGTAATGAACATGGGTTCAATCGTTAACCGATTTGGCCCGTCGCCACAAGCATTTATGGTGGTGCCAATTGTGGGCGCTTTCTTTATCGACATCGTCAACTTAATTATCTTGCAAGGCTACATTTCATTCCTTGGTTAA
- a CDS encoding DUF3081 domain-containing protein, which yields MKNELDPSKVLQAYECVMNNGTPTEFGKMYEGVEAFSDYDGYNVFLRGNGVELKIGFHNTYHLEYDQEHLKESFLKKIATLAK from the coding sequence ATGAAAAATGAGTTAGATCCGAGCAAAGTACTACAGGCTTACGAATGTGTGATGAACAACGGTACGCCAACCGAATTTGGTAAAATGTATGAAGGTGTAGAAGCGTTTTCTGACTACGATGGGTACAACGTTTTCTTGAGAGGGAATGGTGTTGAGCTAAAAATTGGCTTCCACAACACCTATCACTTGGAATATGACCAAGAGCATTTGAAAGAGAGCTTTCTGAAAAAGATTGCGACGCTCGCCAAGTAA
- the nagB gene encoding glucosamine-6-phosphate deaminase has product MRLIPLTRAAQVGKWAAAHIAKRINDFKPTAERPFVLGLPTGGTPLATYKALIELYQAGEVSFKNVVTFNMDEYIGIPADHPESYRSFMYNNFFNHIDIQEENINLLNGNTDDHDAECKRYEDKIKSYGKINLFMGGVGNDGHIAFNEPASSLSSRTRIKTLTEDTRIANSRFFDGDINQVPKYALTIGVGTLLDSEEVMILVTGHNKAQALEAAVEGCVNHLWTVSALQLHPKAVIVCDEPAQQELKVKTVKYFSELEAENIKGF; this is encoded by the coding sequence ATGAGACTTATCCCGTTAACTCGAGCAGCACAAGTAGGTAAGTGGGCAGCTGCGCATATCGCTAAGCGTATCAACGACTTTAAACCTACTGCTGAGCGTCCATTCGTTCTGGGTCTACCAACTGGTGGCACTCCTCTAGCAACCTACAAAGCCCTAATCGAGCTTTACCAAGCCGGCGAAGTCAGCTTCAAAAACGTCGTGACTTTTAACATGGATGAGTACATTGGCATCCCTGCGGATCACCCAGAATCTTACCGCTCGTTCATGTACAACAACTTCTTTAATCACATTGATATTCAAGAAGAAAATATCAACCTACTGAACGGTAACACAGACGATCACGACGCAGAATGTAAGCGTTACGAAGACAAAATTAAGTCTTACGGCAAGATCAACCTGTTCATGGGCGGCGTGGGTAACGACGGTCACATCGCGTTCAACGAGCCAGCGTCATCTCTTTCTTCTCGTACTCGCATCAAGACCCTCACTGAAGACACTCGCATTGCGAACTCTCGCTTCTTTGACGGCGACATCAACCAAGTGCCTAAATACGCGCTGACTATCGGTGTTGGTACGCTTCTAGACTCAGAAGAAGTGATGATCTTGGTCACTGGCCATAACAAAGCTCAGGCACTTGAAGCAGCCGTGGAAGGTTGTGTAAACCATCTATGGACAGTTTCTGCACTTCAGCTTCACCCTAAAGCGGTGATCGTATGCGACGAACCAGCTCAACAAGAACTGAAAGTGAAGACAGTGAAGTACTTCTCTGAGCTAGAAGCAGAAAACATCAAAGGCTTTTAA
- a CDS encoding thiol-disulfide oxidoreductase DCC family protein, producing MTNLTIFYDGTCPLCAKEMKALKQRDSKQHIKTVDIYSDTFADYPQIDPEQANTILHALNEKGELLLGLDVTHRAWQLVGRGWLYAPLRWRLVKPVTDWLYLKFAKNRYRVSYWLTGTSRCNSGSCSR from the coding sequence ATGACAAACCTCACCATATTTTATGACGGAACCTGCCCGCTTTGTGCCAAAGAGATGAAGGCGCTAAAACAACGCGATTCCAAGCAGCACATCAAAACCGTCGATATCTATAGTGATACATTCGCAGATTATCCGCAGATCGATCCTGAACAAGCCAACACCATTTTGCACGCCCTCAACGAAAAGGGGGAGCTTCTGCTTGGGTTGGACGTGACTCATCGTGCGTGGCAATTAGTTGGTCGCGGTTGGCTCTACGCTCCACTGCGTTGGCGCCTCGTTAAACCTGTTACTGACTGGCTTTACCTCAAATTCGCAAAGAATAGGTATCGCGTCTCATATTGGTTAACAGGGACTTCTCGTTGCAATAGTGGGTCGTGTTCACGTTAA
- a CDS encoding DUF4344 domain-containing metallopeptidase, giving the protein MNIHSLCAALLLSIVSSATAAENIRIQYSPIETTHEKIAQQSIKSSDVNTIFVELSQAYFPFDKALTLVYGGEDGPMYDPDTHTIYVPYTFYLESLNYFSNNQYGERFGKSPKTGALDTLLHTLLHEAGHAYIEDQSIPVLGKEEDAVDNFATILMIDFLKDGADMAISAADMFAFESDDRPDYYDFGEYIDEHSFDLQRYFSTLCLVYGSDPEQYKALLDEVEKDYLRDRKEFCQFNYGNIRDNWLHYLQNNEPKENSPRKSD; this is encoded by the coding sequence ATGAACATTCATTCGCTTTGCGCTGCGCTATTACTCAGCATCGTCTCATCAGCTACAGCAGCTGAAAACATTCGTATTCAATATTCTCCCATAGAGACAACTCATGAAAAAATCGCCCAACAATCGATTAAAAGCAGCGATGTAAACACCATCTTTGTTGAGCTGTCTCAGGCCTACTTTCCATTTGATAAAGCTCTCACGCTGGTTTACGGCGGAGAAGATGGTCCAATGTATGATCCTGATACACACACAATATACGTTCCTTACACTTTTTATTTGGAGTCGCTCAATTACTTCTCCAATAATCAGTATGGAGAACGCTTCGGAAAATCCCCAAAAACAGGGGCGCTAGATACGTTATTGCACACTTTACTTCATGAAGCTGGACATGCTTACATCGAAGATCAAAGCATCCCTGTTCTCGGAAAAGAAGAAGATGCGGTCGATAATTTTGCCACTATTTTAATGATTGACTTCCTAAAAGATGGCGCAGATATGGCCATTAGCGCCGCCGACATGTTCGCATTCGAATCCGACGACAGACCGGACTACTACGATTTTGGCGAGTACATTGACGAACACAGCTTTGATTTGCAGCGTTACTTTTCAACGTTATGTTTGGTGTACGGTAGTGATCCTGAGCAATACAAAGCCTTACTCGATGAAGTAGAAAAAGACTACCTGCGTGATCGCAAAGAGTTCTGCCAATTCAATTACGGCAACATTCGCGACAATTGGCTGCATTACTTGCAAAACAATGAACCAAAAGAAAATTCGCCACGTAAAAGCGATTAG
- the gltS gene encoding sodium/glutamate symporter, translating to MNQVISIGPQESFLVAICVLFLGQFINTKLPTLKKFNIPEPIVGGLVVACVITTMHLNGVDVSFDLPLQNVFMLMFFATVGLAANYTQLIKGGAKVFIFLVVASVYILIQNAVGVSLATALGLDPLMGLIAGSITLSGGHGTGAAWSQTFQEMYGLHNVLEVAMASATFGLVMGGIIGSPVAQKLLNKHNLESEYGRTNQSHQSFPELVTYNEHEEDRVTAKRVVESLSIILLCVTGAKYLESWVSSFDIKWLMIPDFVYALFIGVVITNIMEVTKARKADLETVDILGTVALSLFLAMALMSLKLWNIFDLAIPFLIILAIQSAVLAMFTYYVTFRMMGGNYDAAVIASGHCGFGLGATPTAVMNMGSIVSRYGPSPQAFMVVPIVGAFFIDIVNLVILQGCIAFIK from the coding sequence ATGAATCAGGTAATATCTATCGGCCCACAGGAGTCGTTCCTCGTCGCAATTTGCGTGTTGTTTTTAGGGCAGTTCATCAATACCAAGTTACCAACCTTAAAAAAATTTAATATTCCAGAGCCAATTGTTGGTGGTCTAGTGGTCGCTTGCGTCATCACGACGATGCACTTAAATGGTGTGGATGTCTCCTTTGATTTACCACTGCAAAACGTCTTTATGCTGATGTTTTTTGCAACCGTTGGCTTAGCGGCAAATTACACCCAACTGATTAAAGGCGGTGCGAAGGTTTTCATCTTCCTAGTTGTGGCATCGGTCTACATTCTTATCCAAAATGCGGTCGGCGTGTCCTTAGCAACAGCGTTGGGGTTAGATCCACTCATGGGGTTGATCGCCGGATCCATTACGCTTTCTGGCGGACATGGAACTGGAGCTGCGTGGTCGCAAACTTTTCAAGAAATGTATGGTTTGCATAATGTTCTAGAGGTGGCAATGGCTTCTGCTACATTTGGCTTGGTGATGGGCGGGATTATTGGCAGCCCTGTTGCACAAAAGCTACTAAACAAACACAACTTGGAATCGGAATACGGACGCACCAATCAAAGTCATCAGAGTTTCCCTGAACTGGTGACGTACAACGAACATGAGGAAGATCGTGTCACAGCGAAAAGAGTCGTTGAAAGCTTGTCCATCATTCTACTTTGCGTGACAGGCGCGAAGTATCTCGAGAGTTGGGTAAGCAGTTTTGACATCAAGTGGTTAATGATTCCCGATTTTGTTTATGCGCTGTTTATTGGTGTTGTTATCACTAACATCATGGAAGTGACGAAGGCGCGCAAGGCTGATTTAGAAACCGTTGATATTCTTGGCACGGTTGCACTATCTCTATTTCTTGCCATGGCCTTGATGAGTTTGAAATTGTGGAATATTTTCGATCTTGCGATCCCATTCCTTATTATTCTTGCTATTCAGTCGGCAGTGTTGGCGATGTTCACTTACTACGTAACATTCCGCATGATGGGAGGCAACTACGATGCGGCGGTGATCGCTAGCGGACACTGCGGTTTTGGGTTAGGTGCTACACCGACTGCGGTCATGAATATGGGCTCCATCGTGAGTCGATATGGTCCATCACCACAAGCATTTATGGTGGTTCCAATTGTCGGTGCATTCTTCATCGACATTGTGAATTTAGTGATTTTGCAAGGATGCATCGCTTTTATTAAATAA
- a CDS encoding DoxX family protein, protein MKALLQKITTSNAGYSALSLRVPIGIIFMAHGAQKLFGWFGGYGLEGTGQWMASIGLGPGVLMALLAGSAEFFGGLFILLGLLTRPAAVALAFTMVVAIFSVHFENGLFMANNGYEFGLALLAASVSLAFSGAGKAALDNLLNKKLS, encoded by the coding sequence ATGAAAGCACTATTACAGAAAATTACCACATCAAACGCAGGTTACAGCGCACTATCACTTCGCGTTCCAATCGGCATTATCTTTATGGCGCACGGCGCACAAAAACTATTTGGCTGGTTTGGTGGCTACGGCCTAGAAGGCACAGGTCAGTGGATGGCATCTATCGGTTTAGGTCCTGGCGTACTCATGGCGTTACTTGCGGGCAGCGCAGAGTTCTTTGGCGGCTTGTTCATTTTACTTGGTCTGCTAACTCGACCAGCAGCGGTTGCTTTGGCGTTCACGATGGTGGTAGCGATATTCTCTGTCCACTTTGAGAATGGCCTGTTCATGGCAAACAACGGTTACGAGTTTGGCTTGGCATTACTGGCAGCGAGCGTTTCTCTGGCGTTCTCTGGCGCAGGTAAAGCAGCGTTAGATAACTTATTAAACAAAAAGCTCTCTTAA
- a CDS encoding GntR family transcriptional regulator, which translates to MTNWHDRQPIFRQLADLITQQILQGVWQEGDALPSVRSISADMKINHLTVMKGYQLLVDDGLVEKKRGQGMFVASGAKLKLLADEKARFLQQQIPQIADTIQRLDMSLDEFILQLKPHLKGDQ; encoded by the coding sequence ATGACTAATTGGCATGATCGCCAACCGATATTTCGACAGTTGGCAGACCTGATCACGCAGCAAATACTGCAAGGTGTCTGGCAAGAAGGCGATGCTCTGCCCTCCGTCCGTAGCATCTCTGCAGATATGAAAATTAACCACCTCACCGTAATGAAAGGCTATCAATTGCTTGTTGATGACGGGCTAGTGGAGAAAAAACGCGGTCAAGGTATGTTTGTCGCTTCAGGAGCAAAGCTCAAATTACTCGCAGACGAGAAGGCACGTTTTCTTCAGCAACAAATTCCGCAGATAGCCGACACAATACAGCGTCTGGATATGTCACTCGACGAATTCATTCTACAACTAAAACCACACTTGAAAGGTGACCAATGA
- a CDS encoding pirin family protein — MITVRHAADRGRANFGWLDSKHTFSFGSYYDPQHMGFSELRVINDDVVKPGAGFDTHGHRDMEIISYVLEGVIAHKDSEGNVKTLPAGEFQLMSAGKGIYHSEYNASNQDTLRFLQIWIQPNTFGTKPGYQQKDFGRNPGLTTIATPTGENGTLLIKQDATLHQLILEPSSELNFEIESGRNLFIHQVTGSLSVDNTTLTAGDGAKVEHQSKVVLRNTSNESTTALLFDLP, encoded by the coding sequence ATGATTACGGTAAGACATGCAGCAGACCGAGGTCGAGCAAACTTTGGCTGGCTTGATAGCAAACATACGTTTTCTTTTGGTAGCTACTACGATCCTCAACATATGGGCTTTTCTGAGCTGAGAGTCATTAATGACGATGTAGTCAAGCCTGGCGCGGGTTTTGATACACATGGCCACCGTGATATGGAGATCATCAGCTATGTGTTGGAAGGTGTTATCGCACACAAAGACAGTGAAGGTAACGTCAAAACACTACCTGCAGGTGAATTCCAACTCATGTCGGCAGGGAAAGGGATTTACCACAGTGAGTACAATGCATCGAACCAAGATACGCTGCGGTTTCTACAGATTTGGATTCAACCGAACACATTTGGAACCAAACCAGGTTATCAGCAAAAAGATTTTGGTCGCAATCCTGGGTTAACGACTATCGCAACTCCAACTGGAGAAAACGGCACGCTACTTATTAAGCAAGATGCGACTTTGCATCAGTTAATTCTTGAGCCAAGTAGCGAACTAAACTTTGAGATTGAGTCGGGCCGAAATCTATTCATCCATCAAGTGACTGGGAGCCTTAGTGTCGACAATACCACTTTGACGGCTGGCGACGGCGCGAAGGTTGAACACCAGAGTAAGGTTGTTTTGCGCAATACATCAAACGAAAGCACAACAGCCCTGTTGTTTGACTTACCATAA